From Salarias fasciatus chromosome 5, fSalaFa1.1, whole genome shotgun sequence, a single genomic window includes:
- the tasora gene encoding protein TASOR isoform X5, whose translation MFDGFRKEPARPPRRVSAAAELADNVDLQDVDLVEVYTPREAHTGRDRASAAAGGRTERRGSIPQPPAVHQRHMPTAPLKLTIPRKTKENRGLLSYISTESREYEDMMTALTSSYIDTNSAGCFTYCKPRLVNNELLEKEFVEKRREMKAEGRTEKELEESYCFLLADSAKVQALCEKGLCLSQSQMTVLGNPSKGVYLSRYSDLLQKNPLTPGTTGEIIIFKVMKGKVKSIYENIKNLLDPTPRFDSHISKNASKVTSLTSYRAFELTQQYFYEYSFDELRQRPRQVCPYAVISFQMKGKDAPVPSIPLAPVRMNSQSAEGTKEDTQFTVWSGELVKDHRVLFHVSFRSSSPPFLPHKLPDKLEFGYVMRLQQVTKLIPSGLLSYNLYTGSREVEKNGYFCSLLEVIDKTRSTTSVTKLLHELEVKRLVVVIPLTERGFLFLLSSVQMASPAERAESWKRSLQALFVFPQTRDVARYATCRSSSSHHASEFSSSAPEMPHMDKFIPALHHALVKARANPPPELSAGVEQQAREYLSGLGEGKVRHYPMGEYDAKLDEQGEQLPVPKHHRVNMDSYVHCYLSNPAFYLLSVPRARQMMEAHCVAEPAPEATPRLSAGEQRGSARKEPASNDKDKQNKTQKMQQLIDLVLTCKRNAENEVRMEEGAGPKATGKKRKMEQETAERALKFLKASQETGTQERTTGSNAASSSSSSSSPPLSYSSVMGSVGLKDVDLREEGSELASKLFTLLKGLTRAAGGGTNQSLLEAAETGPGESWPFDRLAAKLGLPTNCDIDLRKQDELEEQMAGSVSSSEGFSPGSHSGEMNHAPAAGRGRGPGKKAHVYEESEELIPWILIPITGLCSERYSYRDRNLPEDPRFQHHATATAVFSKAGSPGRSPAPSPPPSPVPSPPPSTSQCPSPDPSPPPSPSQCPSPDPSPPPSPSQCPSPEPSSPPSPQRPLPVPPFRGPPNSPPPSSSSFPLSSSWAWSLEPNKLSALIKKESGANEERLAAPPSRELAGQREEKNEEPSVRPSNPPDPERTRLSPPPTEWAVEEPRTRNYLKQAVYGGEEAELAAEKELMGKVNQLRGSCAFPPSVSSVPPDTRRKIDDIVDKHLGVFSSEMQLLLRGENIHYSFPQSPHSTSATESPTPRHTLPYQALSRFSQYVSFHNPCPPVRDYVNSLQDSMESVVRELDDGWPVKKNADSMLANNVSAFVASVRASGASEDESVAADGGGSDGQNHGRAGGDEAWHRDSNCSSSVTSSVPAAADSPVPSRPQWQPQKGSGVTRAAVARDTSAGGRIFFTADGEGGASSDRTPGLSASSQTGEQNSITSSAPVPGAAAAGPGPPAADLSSLISQLQPEVFSNLVEIMKDVKRNSVLFHLHSTEPLDPADKDVKEHLLKQGNVEKNPVDFLREGNPDSRLLVIIKNKDIAAHVHKIPGLVSLKRHPSVVFVGIDTLDDIRNNSYNELFASGGCIVSDELTLSPDFISHKRLTSLLSVLKQNSSAERVWKWKIHSRTLKKLKEQAKFKREAASLLEVLTAYQELQIVEVLPHHHCDMSSMQSPDLECLIQLQARYTQYRHTVFLTEHRFETFPAYPNAGIVVASIDEILTDFSRLTCCHGIKEEQPSVEDLSASKVYIKTP comes from the exons GTCTGCTGTCGTACAtctccacagagtccagggaGTACGAGGACATGATGACCGCCCTCACGTCCAGCTACATCGACACAAACTCCGCCGGCTGCTTCACGTACTGCAAGCCGCGACTGGTCAACaacgagctgctggagaaagag TtcgtggagaagaggagggagatgaaGGCGGAGGGGAGAACcgagaaggagctggaggagagttACTGCTTCCTGCTGGCTGACAGCGCCAAG GTGCAGGCGCTGTGTGAGAAGGGGCTGTGTTTATCCCAGAGCCAGATGACCGTGCTGGGAAACCCCAGTAAAG gtgtGTATCTGTCCAGGTACTCAGACCTGCTCCAGAAGAACCCTCTCACCCCCGGAACAACAGGAGAGATCATCATCTTCAAAGTGATGAAG GGAAAGGTAAAGAGCATCTATGAGAACATAAAGAACCTTCTGGATCCGACGCCTCGCTTCGACAGTCACATCTCTAAAAATGCCAGCAAGGTCACCTCGCTCACTTCCTACCGCGCCTTCGAGCTCACGCAG CAATACTTCTATGAGTACTCCTTTGACGAGCTGCGGCAGCGGCCTCGCCAGGTGTGTCCGTACGCCGTCATCTCCTTCCAGATGAAAGGAAAAGATGCTCCCGTTCCCAGCATACCTTTGGCGCCAGTCAG GAtgaacagccaatcagcagagggGACTAAAG AGGACACTCAGTTCACAGTGTGGTCCGGCGAGTTGGTGAAAGATCACCGTGTCCTCTTCCACGTCTCCTTCCGGTCGTCCTCCCCGCCCTTCCTGCCCCACAAACT ACCAGACAAGCTGGAGTTTGGTTATGTGATGAGACTGCAGCAGGTGACCAAGCTCATCCCCTCCGGCCTGCTGTCCTACAACCTGTACACCGGCAGCCGGGAAG ttGAGAAGAACGGGTATTTCTGCAGTCTCCTGGAGGTGATCGACAAGACCCGGTCCACCACCAGCGTGACAAAGCTGCTGCACGAGCTGGAGGTCAAGAGACTG GTCGTGGTGATCCCGCTGACGGAGAGaggtttcctcttcctgctgtccaGCGTTCAGATGGCCTCGCCTGCAG AGCGAGCAGAGAGCTGGAAGAGGAGTCTCCAGGCCCTGTTCGTCTTCCCACAGACCAGAGACGTGGCCAGATACG CCACATGCCGGTCCTCCTCGTCCCATCATGCCTCAGAGTTCTCCTCCAGCGCGCCGGAGATGCCCCACATGGACAAGTTCATTCCGGCGCTGCATCACGCGCTGGTCAAAGCCCGCGCTAACCCGCCCCCCGAGCTGTCGGCCGGCGTGGAGCAACAGGCGCGGGAATACCTGAGCGGGCTGGGGGAAGGCAAG GTTCGACACTACCCGATGGGCGAGTACGACGCCAAGCTGGATGAGCAGGGGGAGCAGCTTCCCGTTCCCAAGCACCATCGCGTCAACATGGACAGCTACGTGCACTGCTACCTGAGTAACCCCGCCTTCTACCTGCTGTCGGTGCCCCGGGCCAGGCAGATGATGGAGGCGCACTGCGTGGCCGAGCCGGCGCCGGAGGCCACACCTCGGCTGAGCGCCGGCGAGCAGAGAGGCTCGGCCAGGAAGGAGCCGGCGAGCAACGATAAAGACAAGCAGAACAAGACTCAGAAG ATGCAGCAGCTCATAGATCTCGTTCTGACCTGCAAGAGGAATGCGGAGAACGAGGTGAGGATGGAAGAGGGAGCCGGACCGAAGGCCAcagggaagaagaggaagatggaaCAGGAGACGGCGGAGCGGGCGCTGAAGTTCCTGAAGGCATCACAGGAAACCGGAACACAGGAGCGAACCACAG GAAGCAAcgccgcctcttcctcctcctcctcctcctctcctcctctctcctatTCCTCGGTGATGGGCTCAGTGGGTTTGAAGGATGTTGATTTAAGGGAGGAAGGATCTGAACTTGCTTCCAAACTTTTCACCCTGCTGAAAG GCCTCACCCGGGCTGCCGGTGGAGGGACCAATCAGAGCCTTTTGGAGGCAGCAGAGACGGGACCGGGGGAGTCCTGGCCCTTCGATCGGCTGGCTGCGAAGCTCGGTCTGCCGACCAACTGCGACATCGACCTGAGGAAGCAGGACGAGCTGGAG gagcaGATGGCGGGCAGCGTCAGTAGCTCGGAGGGATTCAGTCCCGGCTCGCACAGCGGGGAGATGAACCACGCCCCGGCGGCGGGGCGAGGACGAGGGCCGGGGAAGAAAGCACATGTTTacgaggagagcgaggagctgATCCCGTGGATCCTCATCCCCATAACAG gtctgtgttCGGAGAGGTACTCCTACAGAGACAGGAACCTCCCAGAGGACCCTCGTTTCCAGCATCACGCCACGGCAACCGCCGTCTTTTCCAAGGCCGGATCTCCAGGgaggagccccgccccctccccgcccccatCCCCCGTccccagcccccctccctccacttcCCAGTGCCCGTCTCCTGAccccagcccccctccctccccctcccagtGTCCGTCTCCCGAccccagcccccctccctccccgtctCAGTGCCCGTCCCCGGAGCCCAGCTCCCCGCCGTCCCCACAGCGTCCTCTACCTGTTCCCCCTTTCAGGGGCCCGCCCAactctcctcccccctcctcctcctccttccccctctcGTCGTCGTGGGCCTGGTCCCTGGAACCCAATAAGCTCAGCGCGCTCATCAAGAAGGAGAGCGGCGCTAACGAGGAGCGGTTAGCTGCCCCGCCCTCCCGGGAGCTCGCAG gacaaagagaagagaagaacgAGGagccatccgtccgtccgtccaacCCTCCAGATCCAGAGAGGACTCGACTCTCGCCTCCTCCCACCGAGTGGGCGGTGGAGGAGCCGAGGACGAGGAACTACCTGAAGCAGGCTGTTTATGgcggggaggaggcggagctcgcCGCTGAAAAGGAGCTGATGGGAAAAGTAAACCAGCTGCGTGGCTCCTGTGCATttcccccctccgtctcctcagTGCCTCCCGACACCCGCCGGAAGATCGACGACATCGTGGACAAACACCTGGGGGTCTTCTCGTCCGAGATGCAGCTGCTCCTGCGGGGGGAGAACATCCACTACAGCTTCCCTCAGTCCCCCCACTCCACCTCAGCCACCGAGTCCCCCACACCTCGGCACACACTCCCGTACCAAGCCTTGTCCCGGTTCTCACAGTACGTGTCCTTCCACAACCCGTGCCCGCCGGTCCGGGACTACGTCAACTCCCTGCAGGACAGCATGGAGAGCGTGGTGAGGGAGCTGGACGACGGTTGGCCCGTCAAGAAGAACGCAGACTCCATGCTGGCGAACAACGTCAGTGCCTTTGTGGCCAGCGTTCGAGCAAGCGGCGCGAGCGAAGACGAATCGGTGGCTGCTGACGGCGGAGGTTCAGACGGCCAGAACCACGGGCGGGCCGGTGGAGACGAGGCGTGGCACCGGGATTCAAACTGCAGCAGTTCGGTCACTTCGTCTGTCCCCGCCGCCGCGGACTCCCCCGTCCCCAGCCGTCCCCAGTGGCAGCCGCAGAAAGGTTCAGGGGTCACGAGAGCCGCCGTCGCTCGAGACACGAGCGCTGGTGGGCGTATATTCTTCACCGCTGACGGGGAGGGCGGGGCCAGCAGTGACAGGACTCCGGGGCTCAGCGCCTCGTCTCAGACTGGTGAGCAGAACTCCATCACGAGCTCTGCTCCCGTCCCCGGGGCCGCCGCCGCAGGCCCCGGCCCTCCGGCCGCCGACCTGAGCTCCCTGATCAGCCAGCTGCAGCCGGAGGTCTTCAGCAACCTGGTGGAGATCATGAAGGACGTGAAGAGAAACTCTGTGCTCTTCCACCTGCACAGCACCGAGCCGCTGGATCCGGCGGACAAAGACGTCAAG GAGCACCTGCTGAAGCAAGGCAACGTGGAGAAGAATCCTGTGGACTTCCTGAGGGAGGGAAACCCCGACAGCAGGCTGCTGGTCATCATTAAGAACAAAGACATCGCTGCACACGTGCACAAG attCCGGGCCTGGTCTCTCTGAAGCGACACCCGTCTGTGGTGTTCGTGGGAATCGACACGCTGGACGACATCAGGAACAACAGCTACAACGAACTGTTCGCGTCGGGCGGCTGCATCGTCTCCGACGAACTGACCCTCAGTCCAGACTTCATCTCTCACA agCGTTTGACGTCGCTGCTGTCCGTCCTGAAACAGAACAGTTCAGCAGAGAGAGTCTGGAAGTGGAAGATTCACAGCAGAAcactgaaaaaactgaaagaacaaGCCAA ATTCAAGAGAGAAGCCGCCAGCCTCCTGGAGGTGCTGACAGCCTATCAGGAGCTTCAGATCGTGGAGGTCCTCCCCCATCACCACTGTGACATGAGCAGCATGCAGTCGCCGGACCTGGAGTGTCTCATCCAGCTCCAGGCCCGGTACACCCAGTACCGACACACCGTCTTCCTCACCG AGCATCGTTTCGAGACCTTCCCTGCCTACCCCAACGCCGGCATCGTTGTGGCCAGTATTGACGAAATCCTGACCGACTTCAGCAGGCTCACCTGCTGCCACGGCATCAAAGAGGAGCAGCCGTCTGTTGAGGATCTCTCGGCTTCCAAAG TCTACATCAAGACCCCATGA
- the tasora gene encoding protein TASOR isoform X1, whose product MFDGFRKEPARPPRRVSAAAELADNVDLQDVDLVEVYTPREAHTGRDRASAAAGGRTERRGSIPQPPAVHQRHMPTAPLKLTIPRKTKENRGLLSYISTESREYEDMMTALTSSYIDTNSAGCFTYCKPRLVNNELLEKEFVEKRREMKAEGRTEKELEESYCFLLADSAKVQALCEKGLCLSQSQMTVLGNPSKGVYLSRYSDLLQKNPLTPGTTGEIIIFKVMKGKVKSIYENIKNLLDPTPRFDSHISKNASKVTSLTSYRAFELTQQYFYEYSFDELRQRPRQVCPYAVISFQMKGKDAPVPSIPLAPVRMNSQSAEGTKEDTQFTVWSGELVKDHRVLFHVSFRSSSPPFLPHKLPDKLEFGYVMRLQQVTKLIPSGLLSYNLYTGSREVEKNGYFCSLLEVIDKTRSTTSVTKLLHELEVKRLVVVIPLTERGFLFLLSSVQMASPAERAESWKRSLQALFVFPQTRDVARYATCRSSSSHHASEFSSSAPEMPHMDKFIPALHHALVKARANPPPELSAGVEQQAREYLSGLGEGKVRHYPMGEYDAKLDEQGEQLPVPKHHRVNMDSYVHCYLSNPAFYLLSVPRARQMMEAHCVAEPAPEATPRLSAGEQRGSARKEPASNDKDKQNKTQKMQQLIDLVLTCKRNAENEVRMEEGAGPKATGKKRKMEQETAERALKFLKASQETGTQERTTGSNAASSSSSSSSPPLSYSSVMGSVGLKDVDLREEGSELASKLFTLLKGLTRAAGGGTNQSLLEAAETGPGESWPFDRLAAKLGLPTNCDIDLRKQDELEEQMAGSVSSSEGFSPGSHSGEMNHAPAAGRGRGPGKKAHVYEESEELIPWILIPITGLCSERYSYRDRNLPEDPRFQHHATATAVFSKAGSPGRSPAPSPPPSPVPSPPPSTSQCPSPDPSPPPSPSQCPSPDPSPPPSPSQCPSPEPSSPPSPQRPLPVPPFRGPPNSPPPSSSSFPLSSSWAWSLEPNKLSALIKKESGANEERLAAPPSRELAGQREEKNEEPSVRPSNPPDPERTRLSPPPTEWAVEEPRTRNYLKQAVYGGEEAELAAEKELMGKVNQLRGSCAFPPSVSSVPPDTRRKIDDIVDKHLGVFSSEMQLLLRGENIHYSFPQSPHSTSATESPTPRHTLPYQALSRFSQYVSFHNPCPPVRDYVNSLQDSMESVVRELDDGWPVKKNADSMLANNVSAFVASVRASGASEDESVAADGGGSDGQNHGRAGGDEAWHRDSNCSSSVTSSVPAAADSPVPSRPQWQPQKGSGVTRAAVARDTSAGGRIFFTADGEGGASSDRTPGLSASSQTGEQNSITSSAPVPGAAAAGPGPPAADLSSLISQLQPEVFSNLVEIMKDVKRNSVLFHLHSTEPLDPADKDVKEHLLKQGNVEKNPVDFLREGNPDSRLLVIIKNKDIAAHVHKIPGLVSLKRHPSVVFVGIDTLDDIRNNSYNELFASGGCIVSDELTLSPDFISHKRLTSLLSVLKQNSSAERVWKWKIHSRTLKKLKEQAKFKREAASLLEVLTAYQELQIVEVLPHHHCDMSSMQSPDLECLIQLQARYTQYRHTVFLTEHRFETFPAYPNAGIVVASIDEILTDFSRLTCCHGIKEEQPSVEDLSASKAGLCSALDFSQSTSRPHDPPEGCLKDKRPGDDENYSEPKDVALGSDGGRPSASPSSSSLEPDETSGDIQSRNVNSNMPQEVSLNQVTVEDSKYNHKMGPHWGACGKRALRIQLYGPSGQRWQDDALTDPNVWQHIVCMRVGYVPRHPPYKRWAPNEAVALVNQSTHLATSAIKVEGKPEWLEDVLVSLYSFRDRLWARVETIGCHPNGLPSTFCYLESERRNLSNLVRGQHMVDGWNFQRPRDNGNQSELAVPSSGSEEDPKRRPESYNEKRIQFYHNSGIKCRHSFLKQPKNWLEISYVRVGRVPKRPPFMMWDTSKVIALLNESSHDRTVGTAAEAKNGLLEKVIVSAYTHERGLWAKVEAVGISPMRSLAPFATSSPIRANSSPHRERTVKTGR is encoded by the exons GTCTGCTGTCGTACAtctccacagagtccagggaGTACGAGGACATGATGACCGCCCTCACGTCCAGCTACATCGACACAAACTCCGCCGGCTGCTTCACGTACTGCAAGCCGCGACTGGTCAACaacgagctgctggagaaagag TtcgtggagaagaggagggagatgaaGGCGGAGGGGAGAACcgagaaggagctggaggagagttACTGCTTCCTGCTGGCTGACAGCGCCAAG GTGCAGGCGCTGTGTGAGAAGGGGCTGTGTTTATCCCAGAGCCAGATGACCGTGCTGGGAAACCCCAGTAAAG gtgtGTATCTGTCCAGGTACTCAGACCTGCTCCAGAAGAACCCTCTCACCCCCGGAACAACAGGAGAGATCATCATCTTCAAAGTGATGAAG GGAAAGGTAAAGAGCATCTATGAGAACATAAAGAACCTTCTGGATCCGACGCCTCGCTTCGACAGTCACATCTCTAAAAATGCCAGCAAGGTCACCTCGCTCACTTCCTACCGCGCCTTCGAGCTCACGCAG CAATACTTCTATGAGTACTCCTTTGACGAGCTGCGGCAGCGGCCTCGCCAGGTGTGTCCGTACGCCGTCATCTCCTTCCAGATGAAAGGAAAAGATGCTCCCGTTCCCAGCATACCTTTGGCGCCAGTCAG GAtgaacagccaatcagcagagggGACTAAAG AGGACACTCAGTTCACAGTGTGGTCCGGCGAGTTGGTGAAAGATCACCGTGTCCTCTTCCACGTCTCCTTCCGGTCGTCCTCCCCGCCCTTCCTGCCCCACAAACT ACCAGACAAGCTGGAGTTTGGTTATGTGATGAGACTGCAGCAGGTGACCAAGCTCATCCCCTCCGGCCTGCTGTCCTACAACCTGTACACCGGCAGCCGGGAAG ttGAGAAGAACGGGTATTTCTGCAGTCTCCTGGAGGTGATCGACAAGACCCGGTCCACCACCAGCGTGACAAAGCTGCTGCACGAGCTGGAGGTCAAGAGACTG GTCGTGGTGATCCCGCTGACGGAGAGaggtttcctcttcctgctgtccaGCGTTCAGATGGCCTCGCCTGCAG AGCGAGCAGAGAGCTGGAAGAGGAGTCTCCAGGCCCTGTTCGTCTTCCCACAGACCAGAGACGTGGCCAGATACG CCACATGCCGGTCCTCCTCGTCCCATCATGCCTCAGAGTTCTCCTCCAGCGCGCCGGAGATGCCCCACATGGACAAGTTCATTCCGGCGCTGCATCACGCGCTGGTCAAAGCCCGCGCTAACCCGCCCCCCGAGCTGTCGGCCGGCGTGGAGCAACAGGCGCGGGAATACCTGAGCGGGCTGGGGGAAGGCAAG GTTCGACACTACCCGATGGGCGAGTACGACGCCAAGCTGGATGAGCAGGGGGAGCAGCTTCCCGTTCCCAAGCACCATCGCGTCAACATGGACAGCTACGTGCACTGCTACCTGAGTAACCCCGCCTTCTACCTGCTGTCGGTGCCCCGGGCCAGGCAGATGATGGAGGCGCACTGCGTGGCCGAGCCGGCGCCGGAGGCCACACCTCGGCTGAGCGCCGGCGAGCAGAGAGGCTCGGCCAGGAAGGAGCCGGCGAGCAACGATAAAGACAAGCAGAACAAGACTCAGAAG ATGCAGCAGCTCATAGATCTCGTTCTGACCTGCAAGAGGAATGCGGAGAACGAGGTGAGGATGGAAGAGGGAGCCGGACCGAAGGCCAcagggaagaagaggaagatggaaCAGGAGACGGCGGAGCGGGCGCTGAAGTTCCTGAAGGCATCACAGGAAACCGGAACACAGGAGCGAACCACAG GAAGCAAcgccgcctcttcctcctcctcctcctcctctcctcctctctcctatTCCTCGGTGATGGGCTCAGTGGGTTTGAAGGATGTTGATTTAAGGGAGGAAGGATCTGAACTTGCTTCCAAACTTTTCACCCTGCTGAAAG GCCTCACCCGGGCTGCCGGTGGAGGGACCAATCAGAGCCTTTTGGAGGCAGCAGAGACGGGACCGGGGGAGTCCTGGCCCTTCGATCGGCTGGCTGCGAAGCTCGGTCTGCCGACCAACTGCGACATCGACCTGAGGAAGCAGGACGAGCTGGAG gagcaGATGGCGGGCAGCGTCAGTAGCTCGGAGGGATTCAGTCCCGGCTCGCACAGCGGGGAGATGAACCACGCCCCGGCGGCGGGGCGAGGACGAGGGCCGGGGAAGAAAGCACATGTTTacgaggagagcgaggagctgATCCCGTGGATCCTCATCCCCATAACAG gtctgtgttCGGAGAGGTACTCCTACAGAGACAGGAACCTCCCAGAGGACCCTCGTTTCCAGCATCACGCCACGGCAACCGCCGTCTTTTCCAAGGCCGGATCTCCAGGgaggagccccgccccctccccgcccccatCCCCCGTccccagcccccctccctccacttcCCAGTGCCCGTCTCCTGAccccagcccccctccctccccctcccagtGTCCGTCTCCCGAccccagcccccctccctccccgtctCAGTGCCCGTCCCCGGAGCCCAGCTCCCCGCCGTCCCCACAGCGTCCTCTACCTGTTCCCCCTTTCAGGGGCCCGCCCAactctcctcccccctcctcctcctccttccccctctcGTCGTCGTGGGCCTGGTCCCTGGAACCCAATAAGCTCAGCGCGCTCATCAAGAAGGAGAGCGGCGCTAACGAGGAGCGGTTAGCTGCCCCGCCCTCCCGGGAGCTCGCAG gacaaagagaagagaagaacgAGGagccatccgtccgtccgtccaacCCTCCAGATCCAGAGAGGACTCGACTCTCGCCTCCTCCCACCGAGTGGGCGGTGGAGGAGCCGAGGACGAGGAACTACCTGAAGCAGGCTGTTTATGgcggggaggaggcggagctcgcCGCTGAAAAGGAGCTGATGGGAAAAGTAAACCAGCTGCGTGGCTCCTGTGCATttcccccctccgtctcctcagTGCCTCCCGACACCCGCCGGAAGATCGACGACATCGTGGACAAACACCTGGGGGTCTTCTCGTCCGAGATGCAGCTGCTCCTGCGGGGGGAGAACATCCACTACAGCTTCCCTCAGTCCCCCCACTCCACCTCAGCCACCGAGTCCCCCACACCTCGGCACACACTCCCGTACCAAGCCTTGTCCCGGTTCTCACAGTACGTGTCCTTCCACAACCCGTGCCCGCCGGTCCGGGACTACGTCAACTCCCTGCAGGACAGCATGGAGAGCGTGGTGAGGGAGCTGGACGACGGTTGGCCCGTCAAGAAGAACGCAGACTCCATGCTGGCGAACAACGTCAGTGCCTTTGTGGCCAGCGTTCGAGCAAGCGGCGCGAGCGAAGACGAATCGGTGGCTGCTGACGGCGGAGGTTCAGACGGCCAGAACCACGGGCGGGCCGGTGGAGACGAGGCGTGGCACCGGGATTCAAACTGCAGCAGTTCGGTCACTTCGTCTGTCCCCGCCGCCGCGGACTCCCCCGTCCCCAGCCGTCCCCAGTGGCAGCCGCAGAAAGGTTCAGGGGTCACGAGAGCCGCCGTCGCTCGAGACACGAGCGCTGGTGGGCGTATATTCTTCACCGCTGACGGGGAGGGCGGGGCCAGCAGTGACAGGACTCCGGGGCTCAGCGCCTCGTCTCAGACTGGTGAGCAGAACTCCATCACGAGCTCTGCTCCCGTCCCCGGGGCCGCCGCCGCAGGCCCCGGCCCTCCGGCCGCCGACCTGAGCTCCCTGATCAGCCAGCTGCAGCCGGAGGTCTTCAGCAACCTGGTGGAGATCATGAAGGACGTGAAGAGAAACTCTGTGCTCTTCCACCTGCACAGCACCGAGCCGCTGGATCCGGCGGACAAAGACGTCAAG GAGCACCTGCTGAAGCAAGGCAACGTGGAGAAGAATCCTGTGGACTTCCTGAGGGAGGGAAACCCCGACAGCAGGCTGCTGGTCATCATTAAGAACAAAGACATCGCTGCACACGTGCACAAG attCCGGGCCTGGTCTCTCTGAAGCGACACCCGTCTGTGGTGTTCGTGGGAATCGACACGCTGGACGACATCAGGAACAACAGCTACAACGAACTGTTCGCGTCGGGCGGCTGCATCGTCTCCGACGAACTGACCCTCAGTCCAGACTTCATCTCTCACA agCGTTTGACGTCGCTGCTGTCCGTCCTGAAACAGAACAGTTCAGCAGAGAGAGTCTGGAAGTGGAAGATTCACAGCAGAAcactgaaaaaactgaaagaacaaGCCAA ATTCAAGAGAGAAGCCGCCAGCCTCCTGGAGGTGCTGACAGCCTATCAGGAGCTTCAGATCGTGGAGGTCCTCCCCCATCACCACTGTGACATGAGCAGCATGCAGTCGCCGGACCTGGAGTGTCTCATCCAGCTCCAGGCCCGGTACACCCAGTACCGACACACCGTCTTCCTCACCG AGCATCGTTTCGAGACCTTCCCTGCCTACCCCAACGCCGGCATCGTTGTGGCCAGTATTGACGAAATCCTGACCGACTTCAGCAGGCTCACCTGCTGCCACGGCATCAAAGAGGAGCAGCCGTCTGTTGAGGATCTCTCGGCTTCCAAAG CAGGTCTGTGTTCTGCACTGGACTTTTCCCAGTCTACATCAAGACCCCATGACCCGCCTGAAGGATGCTTAAAAGATAAGCGACCAGGAGATGATGAAAACTATTCAGAGCCGAAGGACGTGGCGCTCGGCTCCGACGGTGGTCGTCCGTCTGCCTCCCCATCCAGCTCCTCGCTGGAGCCTGATGAGACCTCCGGAGACATTCAGAGCAGGAACGTGAACTCCAACATGCCTCAGGAGGTTTCCTTAAACCAAGTGACCGTGGAGGACTCGAAGTACAACCACAAGATGGGCCCTCACTGGGGAGCATGTGGGAAAAGAGCTTTAAGGATTCAGCTGTACGGCCCCAGTGGGCAGCGATGGCAGGACGATGCTCTCACAGATCCCAACGTCTGGCAGCACATCGTCTGTATGCGAGTGGGATATGTCCCTCGCCATCCTCCCTACAAGCGGTGGGCCCCGAACGAAGCGGTGGCCCTCGTCAATCAGTCCACTCATTTGGCCACCTCCGCAATTAAAGTGGAAGGAAAGCCTGAGTGGTTGGAGGATGTCCTTGTGTCGCTGTACTCCTTCAGGGACAGGCTCTGGGCCAGAGTGGAGACGATAGGCTGCCACCCCAACGGCCTTCCTTCTACCTTCTGCTACCTTGAATCTGAGAGGAGGAATCTCTCAAACCTGGTGAGGGGACAGCACATGGTGGATGGTTGGAACTTTCAAAGGCCCCGAGATAATGGAAACCAGTCAGAACTCGCAGTACCATCttcaggctcagaggaggatcCGAAGAGAAGACCTGAAAGCTATAACGAGAAGAGAATACAGTTTTATCACAACAGTGGGATAAAGTGTCGTCATAGTTTCCTAAAACAGCCAAAAAACTGGCTTGAAATATCCTACGTGAGAGTAGGGCGCGTCCCGAAGCGCCCCCCCTTCATGATGTGGGACACCAGCAAGGTCATCGCCCTCCTGAACGAATCGAGCCACGACAGAACCGTGGGGACGGCTGCAGAGGCAAAGAATGGTTTGCTTGAGAAAGTCATTGTGTCTGCCTACACCCACGAGAGGGGCCTGTGGGCCAAAGTGGAGGCCGTGGGAATCAGCCCGATGCGCTCCCTCGCACCATTTGCTACTTCATCTCCGATTAGAGCAAACTCTTCTCCTCACCGTGAAAGGACAGTGAAGACTGGAAGATGA